A stretch of DNA from Odontesthes bonariensis isolate fOdoBon6 chromosome 2, fOdoBon6.hap1, whole genome shotgun sequence:
AGCAGAAATAGAAACAGGATCCAGGCTAGGAGAAATGATAAAACTTCAATAAATGATTTTGCGGTTTTGTCAATTTAAAAGTCTAACTTTGAAGTCTTGATATCTGCACCAAGGAGAGAGCTGAGCTGTGGAGGGATGTCATAATTTGTCTGTTGTAAAAATACGAAGAAACATTTCATGGAACTTATCTAGAAACTAGATCTGGAACTGACATGCGTCCTGTAAGATCTGATCACAAGTGGACACTAAGTACAGGTGTGAATATAATTGGCGCAGACTGTTGGTGCTCATACTATATTTGGATGTGATCCAAAACTGCTGTTCTGATGTAACATAGTAAAACTTAGAGCGTTGGATTTAGCAGGGGAAAAGTTGCACACTACAAAGCACACACAACCTTTTGGATGTATTACAGGCAGTTAAAGAACTCTTTGTCGGTAAACCGTTTTTCAGGTTTTCTAAGTTTTTGTGTATTTAGTCAGCAGACGTGTGGCGACACATGAGCTCTGCAACGTCGTAAAGCTATGACTTAAAGCTTTCTCTTATCCCATTTGTTACGTAATAAAGCCTCTTGAAATGTTTTTCATAATACAGCTAAACATATGACTGAATCTTTTATGGGGTAATGAGTCTGAGTGTTTGGGTAACTGAATGCAAGGACTTTGCAGAAATACTTGTGGCATTATTAGAGAAGTCCTGACTGCTGCCCACCACAGCACTGTATATGTTCATTTGCATATAGAGCAGATATCTGATCTTAAGTGGTCAATTGAGATGCGATACAATGACTGTAAAGTTCCTTTTATATTATGACACGTGGGACCAACAATGTTGGTCATAAAATGTCATCCGTGACACATGGGAACAACTACGTCATGAAATAATCTCAAATCAAAAATCCCACAGACTTATTACTGTTGCTGACTTTGGGGTTGAGACATTTGCAGTGTCACAATAAGCTCCTCAAGGAAGAGTAGAACATTTCAGGCAGGTCTGAAAAAGCTCTGAGATGAAAAGCTGGTAAGAAAAAAGCAGAGGAGTGGACTTTCATTactttcacttcctgttacatGTCAGCTGCAATTTCCACTGCTTTCATCTTCTTGCAATTGAACTGCTTTCATGTGAAATTCTTTTGACAAGTCCAAATACGTTATTTatgtccaaaaaaaaagcttttcaaaTAACTtatgtatttttgtgttttactcTTCAGCTCACAACTCAGTTCCTTAATTGCTcttccttaaaggggaagtgtTCTCATCATATACAGCAAAGCCTGATTTTAGGGCTTGTAGAGTCCTACGCAAGTAAAAAAGCCTCCGACTACAGACAGCACTGATGGGAATCGTGATAAATTGCCTCATGTGAAGTCACACAACTCTTAAGTGATATCACCTGAATTGGTGTCAGCTGAGGCTgaattgtggaaaaaaaaagaaactgaaaagaaacaaactGATCTGAGGTTTTTAAGCCTGCTCTCACTATGCTTCAGTTCTAGATAACAGACGAGACTCTGGCTGAATTATCATTTGCATTGTGGGTAACGAAACAGATTTTGATGATTTATGTTTTTGAAATACAACTGATAACTTTATTTACATTGAATAAAGTGAATATAGAAATTTATCCGACACCTACTTGGTGTggcaatgatttaaaaaaaaaaaagtttttcttccTTACtggtttacacacacacacacacacacacacactatctgGGCGTGGTCCACTGTTTCAGATAGATGTCAAAACCCTTCTCCCTTTGTTAAAACCCACATTAGCATGCTTCCATGAAAAATGTGAATCAGAGGCTGCGATCTAACAAATCCAAAAAGGATGTTTTAGTCATTCTCAGAGTAAATTATAAACAGTAATTATCACACCACATATAATTATGTTCGTCCCAAGCAAATCAAAATGCCTCTACACAAAAAAAGCTAGGATGAAAATTCTTCGTGTAAAAATAAGTTGTGAATTTCTGTTGACAGCAGGCTTGAGagtttggtttaaatctgtcCCATGAGGACATTAGGGTGAGTTTTGAGATGATTTTACGCTCTCTCAGAGGCAGTCGATATTACTCAGCAGGAATCGGAGTAGCACTGTAATGGAATGAAAACATGGGAATCAGCATGCTTTGGCAACACAGAGCAGTGActagtgttttttttacatctgcaTGTTTCTGCCTGAATTTGTTACATTTCTCTTTGCAGAGTATTAGTCAATAAATCAGAATGTGAGGGAAGAAAAAGAGGCATGCGTTCAGAGTGGTGGAAAAAGCAGACTTTCCTCATGAGTAAGATCTAgagggagaggggggggggcatttcaTGATAGCTTTTTTGTGTCAACTCTTTACTATCATTGTTCACACACTACCCCCCTCCTTTTTTGGGCTCCTATCTGGTTTCATATTTTGCTGCACACCCACACAAATTGGCTGAGTCAGACAAGAGGTGCAGCTTTTTCTTCTTAATAAGCCCAATAAAGAACAAACCATTAGACATTAAAACATCTGCACTTTTGAAATACAccaaaagtgaaaagaaaaaaaaaaaaactactgggGTTGATAAAAATGAGTAGCcttgtttatttcagtttttttttcaaaggcagtGACTAAGCATGCATGTCACAGGTAATTTGAGTTGGTGTGCTATTTTATCACTAAGCGGAGCAGAAACAAGATAAAGGAAAATGCAAGCAAAAGCAGAGATGGCGAAAGCCACTTTTCTTCCTCAAAGCAAACTCCTTTCATAGAAATTTATTCGCAGCTTTATGGGTtactttttatttgtctttagAGTTTGCAACGAGATACACCTTTTCCACCCTTGTGTTCACAACCTACCGATGGTAATCATCAGTCATGTTTGTAAAGTGCCTGTGCTCACCGTGCTGCCGGTGCGCTCCCGGTTCTCCGCCTTGCGCCTCAGCCATTCGCTGCAGGGCGTGGTTCATCACCTGGCCGGTAGGGCTCGGAGTCTGCGTGGCTTTGTCAGCCGTCACTGGCTTCGGGAAGATCGGGGAGCTCGGCAACGAGTCACTGTCGTAGGAGAAATATCCACTGGAAGAGCGGCGGAAGAGGGGAAATAGGCCTAATGGTCTGCTGCGAAACACGCCAAAGCTGGCTGGGTTTCTGGACCAGGACGGCGAGTCCGGTTCCCCTCCTGCAACGCCCGGCTGTGCAAAGCTCCGCTCGTCAGCGTAGATCGGACGGGAGGTTTGCGCCGAGGCTCGAACAGCACTGACGGGTGGTGGATCTTTTCCGCTGCCCTCTGTCGCCGTTACTTCGGTCGAGCCATCGGACGGTGGTCTGTTGAATGAACAGAGCAACGCCGTGAGCGTGGGCTTTCATCACTCTGCCCAAATAGTCTACAGCCTCAAGTCCCTGCAGAGTCTGGAGCAGCAGCTGACTGCGCACCGCGGTGTGGACTCGGCTCATTCCAGTTTTTCCCCTAAGAACTTCTGGATCTCTGTCATTTACACCTGGTTAAGTTCGAGCGTAGCGACATGCACTGACCTTTTACGTGGGCTACCTAGAAGCGGAAGTCACAGCGTTCCACATTTCTgggttttatttgattttacagCACACAGTAGCTGACAGCAGCAGAAGCGCTGTGGCATCCTGTCGCCGGTGTTTGTGTAGTTTATGTGCCGAAGCCTATATGTGATCCAGCAGGCGGTAGCCAAAGTGTCCTGTCCAAACTGCCGCACGGTGCGTCTTCCTGTTCATCAGAAATAGCTGATTATGGCTAAACTTTGTTGGCTTTCAGGGTTAAAGGGTACTACAACATGAAGGAAGCGGAGAAAGTGCGTCACAAACAGCCTGAGATAAATTTGTCTCAACTGACGAGAAGGTTTGGAAATTTCATGTAGGCCTATAGGCTATCAGTAGTCTTTAATTTTGAAGGGACAGCCCTGCCGAGTTAATACGGATTTTTACAATATTTTTTTATCACGAAGGTGTTACACTTGTTACACACCGTTAAATGATTTGCGCCGGGAACTATCTCGGGCATTTGCCGTTTTCCTGTTTTTTAACTCCAATATCTGGGGTCTAGATATGACATCTCTTTCGAAATATGACATGAAACGAAAATTACAATCTGCAGGGGTGCTTCCTGTTTTCCCAGATTGAAATGTAGCCTTCTAAGCGACCTGATTCCCAGCAACAAAGACCAAGACTCAAAAATAGAGACCAATCGCGTTCCAGCACTAGCTCCTGATATACCGGCAGAGGCAGGTTTACACATCGTTAATGGCCATCTTCATCATTCCGCCTTAGACACATTTTTACGCACAGAGGAGCAGCGATTGAAGTGCACGCGGCGCTTGTTCTTCGGCCACATGAACTTTCCTTGTGGGTTTCGGTGCAGATCCAAAACATCGGGAGGGGAGATAAGCTTATTTGGCTGCACGTAGCGAAACAGCACTCACGCACGGACAGCTACCGTGCCAAGAGGAGAAAGCAGAGGCGGAAGGAAAGGGAAGGGAAGCAACGGTGGTGCCAAAAAAACGGCTTGCATTAAAGTGTTACGATGCGAAATGTTTGAGGAAATCCGTCCAGCAGCACTTCGGCACCGTCTCACCATTAGGACCTGAGGTTGTAGTTTTTGCGTCTGTGTGCGACGTTGAacagatttgaaaaaaagatgACAATTCGGATAATACGATAAGGTTTTCGCTTTTACTGTAAAACAAATATAACAAAGTAGTTGAACAGCTGTCACATGGAATGTGTAAGCCTCCTGGACCATGCCTGCTATTGTTGTGTCATTCTTTCAAAACAAAACGGTGCGTGCGCGCCTCCCACAGGTCACATTAGCAAAAGCGGTTCTCCAGGGTATTGTTATGAAGATGCAAAGTTATTCATTACCGTTCACTAATTGCCCTTTTCATTGGGAATTAAGAGCAGAAAAGCTGCATGACGGGTCTTAAAAATGTCACGGCAACTCCCAAACCGAAAAATGAAGACTCGGCTGAGCTGTTACTTCGGCTATAACAAGGCAAATAGGATACACAAACTGATAAAGTTTCTGTTAAATGAGCAGAAAAAAAGCTCTCCTGTTCTGTTGGAGGAAAGCTGTAACGTGCCTGTTTGTTGTTTGGAAAAAGATTGAGCTCTCTGTCCAGCAAAGAAAATAGGCTACTCTGCAACGCTGCAGACAAAGCGATCAACATAGGCATGCACAGTTTTTACATTTGGACCCGGCACAATCTTTATCCAGAGTTAAATTAAATCTTGGCTCATTTATGGTCGATTAATAACTCAAACTGCGTGCGCTGCGTTCCAACACGCGCAGTCAACGGGGCCGCTGCAAAACGGACCTTACATTTACCTCAATACAACAGAGGAAAAGGTTAGAAAAAATGAAATAGAGACTTAGTCGTTACTTTCACATCTCACTTCAGCATAatatccaattttttttttagtaaactGGGAATAATATGAGAAGTAAACACATAGAGTCAATTACATTCGGTTTTAAGATAAACTAATAGGCTAATCTTAGGGAGATTACACTTGCATAACAATACCGTCAATTATACTCTAAAATTAAAGTATTTATGAATTTcttgctttttaaaaacaattgctTTCGACATTAGACCGACACAGCTGCGCCTGTTTGCAGTATGACAGATGCCGGTATGGCACTGACACTCAACACTCCTGTAAAACAGTTGCATGACAAACAACATGCGCACTCCTGCCGGCTGTGTCCTAACTCACCTGGACGGACTATGCATGTCAGAGGCACCACATATGGACAAGCTCTAAGGCTTTAATTATATGGGAGCTCCAATGGGATCCACAGGTCCAAAGTTACCAAAAACAATAATTTCCAAaagtacaaaaaacaaaataaacaaacaaaaaacagtaaaagttGAATAAATCCCAgagtttttgaaaaatattgtcTCGAAAAAGATGCAGCAGTGGTGGAATAATCCGCTTCGTCCGAGTGGAAACTGCACCAGCGGAGGTAAACAAACTCCAATCAGCCCTTTGTTTGCTCTGGGGTTTCCTTCCTCTCTCCTTCT
This window harbors:
- the bcl2l11 gene encoding bcl-2-like protein 11 encodes the protein MHSPSRPPSDGSTEVTATEGSGKDPPPVSAVRASAQTSRPIYADERSFAQPGVAGGEPDSPSWSRNPASFGVFRSRPLGLFPLFRRSSSGYFSYDSDSLPSSPIFPKPVTADKATQTPSPTGQVMNHALQRMAEAQGGEPGAHRQHGLSPNPTSTRQQNAAGAMQAEAFGRQLRTIGDDYNRLLMLRRMAGRHRPDVIPLNFLPHIHQEPIAVFCVGLLVLLMGRIMYLQGSTNSQDHSPV